A single genomic interval of Pan paniscus chromosome 18, NHGRI_mPanPan1-v2.0_pri, whole genome shotgun sequence harbors:
- the IL4R gene encoding interleukin-4 receptor subunit alpha isoform X7, protein MGWLCSGLLFPVSCLVLLQVASSGNMKVLQEPTCVSDYMSISTCEWKMNGPTNCSTELRLLYQLVFLLSEAHTCVPENNGGAGCVCHLLMDDVVSADNYTLDLWAGQQLLWKGSFKPSEHVKPRAPGNLTVHTNVSDTLLLTWSNPYPPDNYLYNHLTYAVNIWSENDPADFRIYNVTYLEPSLRIAASTLKSGISYRARVRAWAQCYNTTWSEWSPSTKWHNSYREPFEQHLLLGVSVFCIVILVVCLLCYVSITKIKKEWWDQIPNPARSRLVAIIIQDAQGSQWEKRSRGQEPAKCPHWKNCLTKLLPCFLEHNMKRDEDPHKAAKEMPFQGSGKSAWCPVEISKTVLWPESISVVRCVELFEAPVECEEEEEVEEEKGSFCASPESSRDDCQEGREGIVARLTESLFLDLLGEENGGFCQQDMGESCLLPPSGSTSAHMPWDEFPSAGPKEAPPWGKEQPLHLEPSPPASPTQSPDNLTCTETPLVIAGNPAYRSFSNSLSQSPCPRELGPDPQLARHLEEVEPEMPSVPQLSEPTTVPPPEPETWEQILRRNVLQHGAAAAPVSAPTSGYREFIHAVEQGGTQASAVVGLGPPGEAGYKAFSSLLASSAVSPEKCGFGASSGEEGYKPFQDLIPGCPGDPAPVPVPLFTFGLDRELPHSPQSSHLPSSSPEHLGLEPGEKVEDMPKPPLPQEQATDPLVDSLGSGIVYSALTCHLCGHLKQCHGQEDGGQTPVVASPCCGCCCGDRSSPPTTPLRAPDPSPGGVPLEASLCPASLAPSGISEKIKPSSSFHPAPGNAQSSSQTPKIVNFVSVGPTYMRVS, encoded by the exons ATGGGGTGGCTTTGCTCTGGGCTCCTGTTCCCTGTGAGCTGCCTGGTCCTGCTGCAGGTGGCAAGCTCTG GGAACATGAAGGTCCTGCAGGAGCCCACCTGCGTCTCTGACTACATGAGCATCTCTACTTGCGAGTGGAAGATGAATGGTCCCACCAATTGCAGCACCGAGCTCCGCCTGTTGTACCAGCTGGTTTTTCTGCTCTCCGA AGCCCACACGTGTGTCCCCGAGAACAACGGAGGCGCGGGGTGCGTGTGCCACCTGCTCATGGATGACGTGGTCAGTGCGGACAATTATACACTGGACCTGTGGGCTGGGCAGCAGCTGCTGTGGAAGGGCTCCTTCAAGCCCAGCGAGCATG TGAAACCCAGGGCCCCAGGAAACCTGACAGTTCACACCAATGTCTCCGACACTCTGCTGCTGACCTGGAGCAACCCGTATCCCCCTGACAATTACCTGTATAATCATCTCACCTATGCAGTCAACATTTGGAGTGAAAACGACCCGGCAGAT TTCAGAATCTATAACGTGACCTACCTAGAACCGTCCCTCCGCATCGCAGCCAGCACCCTGAAGTCTGGGATTTCCTACAGGGCACGGGTGAGGGCCTGGGCTCAGTGCTATAACACCACCTGGAGTGAGTGGAGCCCCAGCACCAAGTGGCACAACT CCTACAGGGAGCCCTTCGAGCAGCACCTCCTGCTGGGCGTCAGCGTTTTCTGCATTGTCATCCTGGTCGTCTGCCTGTTGTGCTATGTCAGCATCACCAA gaTTAAGAAAGAATGGTGGGATCAGATTCCCAACCCAGCCCGCAGCCGCCTCGTGGCTATAATAATCCAGGATGCTCAG GGGTCACAGTGGGAGAAGCGGTCCCGAGGCCAGGAACCAGCCAAGTGCCC acactggaagaattgtcttaCCAAGCTCTTGCCCTGTTTTCTGGAGCACAACATGAAAAGGGATGAAGATCCTCACAAGGCTGCCAAAGAGATGCCTTTCCAGGGCTCTGGAAAATCAGCATGGTGCCCAGTGGAGATCAGCAAGACAGTCCTCTGGCCAGAGAGCATCAGCGTGGTGCGATGCGTGGAGTTGTTTGAGGCCCCGGTGGagtgtgaggaggaggaggaggtagaggaagaaaaagggaGCTTCTGTGCATCGCCTGAGAGCAGCAGGGATGACTgccaggagggaagggagggcatTGTGGCCCGGCTAACAGAGAGCCTGTTCCTGGACCTGCTCGGAGAGGAGAATGGGGGCTTTTGCCAGCAGGACATGGGGGAGTCATGCCTTCTCCCACCTTCGGGAAGTACGAGTGCTCACATGCCCTGGGATGAGTTCCCAAGTGCAGGGCCCAAGGAGGCACCTCCCTGGGGCAAGGAGCAGCCTCTCCACCTGGAGCCAAGTCCTCCTGCCAGCCCGACCCAGAGTCCAGACAACCTGACTTGCACAGAGACGCCCCTCGTCATCGCAGGCAACCCTGCTTACCGCAGCTTCAGCAACTCCCTGAGCCAGTCACCGTGTCCCAGAGAGCTGGGTCCAGACCCACAGCTGGCCAGACACCTGGAGGAAGTAGAACCCGAGATGCCCTCTGTCCCCCAGCTCTCTGAGCCAACCACTGTGCCCCCACCTGAGCCAGAAACCTGGGAGCAGATCCTCCGCCGAAATGTCCTCCAGCATGGGGCAGCTGCAGCCCCCGTCTCGGCCCCCACCAGTGGCTATCGGGAGTTTATACATGCGGTGGAGCAGGGTGGCACCCAGGCCAGTGCGGTGGTGGGCTTGGGTCCCCCAGGAGAGGCTGGTTACAAGGCCTTCTCAAGCCTGCTTGCCAGCAGTGCTGTGTCCCCGGAGAAATGTGGGTTTGGGGCTAGCAGTGGGGAAGAGGGGTATAAGCCTTTCCAAGACCTCATTCCTGGCTGCCCTGGGGACCCTGCCCCAGTCCCTGTCCCCTTGTTCACCTTTGGACTGGACAGGGAGCTACCTCACAGTCCGCAGAGCTCACATCTCCCAAGCAGCTCCCCAGAGCACCTGGGTCTGGAGCCGGGGGAAAAGGTAGAGGACATGCCAAAGCCCCCACTTCCCCAGGAGCAGGCCACAGACCCCCTTGTGGACAGCCTGGGCAGTGGCATTGTCTACTCAGCCCTCACCTGCCACCTGTGCGGCCACCTGAAACAGTGTCATGGCCAGGAGGATGGTGGCCAGACCCCTGTCGTGGCCAGTCcctgctgtggctgctgctgtGGAGACAGGTCCTCGCCCCCTACAACCCCCCTGAGGGCCCCAGACCCCTCTCCAGGTGGGGTTCCACTGGAGGCCAGCCTGTGTCCGGCCTCCCTGGCACCCTCGGGCATCTCAGAGAAGATTAAACCCTCATCGTCCTTCCATCCTGCCCCTGGCAATGCTCAGAGCTCAAGCCAGACCCCCAAAATCGTGAACTTTGTCTCCGTGGGACCCACATACATGAGGGTCTCTTAG
- the IL4R gene encoding interleukin-4 receptor subunit alpha isoform X6: MGWLCSGLLFPVSCLVLLQVASSGCSCVSPGNMKVLQEPTCVSDYMSISTCEWKMNGPTNCSTELRLLYQLVFLLSEAHTCVPENNGGAGCVCHLLMDDVVSADNYTLDLWAGQQLLWKGSFKPSEHVKPRAPGNLTVHTNVSDTLLLTWSNPYPPDNYLYNHLTYAVNIWSENDPADFRIYNVTYLEPSLRIAASTLKSGISYRARVRAWAQCYNTTWSEWSPSTKWHNSYREPFEQHLLLGVSVFCIVILVVCLLCYVSITKIKKEWWDQIPNPARSRLVAIIIQDAQGSQWEKRSRGQEPAKCPHWKNCLTKLLPCFLEHNMKRDEDPHKAAKEMPFQGSGKSAWCPVEISKTVLWPESISVVRCVELFEAPVECEEEEEVEEEKGSFCASPESSRDDCQEGREGIVARLTESLFLDLLGEENGGFCQQDMGESCLLPPSGSTSAHMPWDEFPSAGPKEAPPWGKEQPLHLEPSPPASPTQSPDNLTCTETPLVIAGNPAYRSFSNSLSQSPCPRELGPDPQLARHLEEVEPEMPSVPQLSEPTTVPPPEPETWEQILRRNVLQHGAAAAPVSAPTSGYREFIHAVEQGGTQASAVVGLGPPGEAGYKAFSSLLASSAVSPEKCGFGASSGEEGYKPFQDLIPGCPGDPAPVPVPLFTFGLDRELPHSPQSSHLPSSSPEHLGLEPGEKVEDMPKPPLPQEQATDPLVDSLGSGIVYSALTCHLCGHLKQCHGQEDGGQTPVVASPCCGCCCGDRSSPPTTPLRAPDPSPGGVPLEASLCPASLAPSGISEKIKPSSSFHPAPGNAQSSSQTPKIVNFVSVGPTYMRVS, translated from the exons ATGGGGTGGCTTTGCTCTGGGCTCCTGTTCCCTGTGAGCTGCCTGGTCCTGCTGCAGGTGGCAAGCTCTG GCTGCTCCTGTGTCTCCCCAGGGAACATGAAGGTCCTGCAGGAGCCCACCTGCGTCTCTGACTACATGAGCATCTCTACTTGCGAGTGGAAGATGAATGGTCCCACCAATTGCAGCACCGAGCTCCGCCTGTTGTACCAGCTGGTTTTTCTGCTCTCCGA AGCCCACACGTGTGTCCCCGAGAACAACGGAGGCGCGGGGTGCGTGTGCCACCTGCTCATGGATGACGTGGTCAGTGCGGACAATTATACACTGGACCTGTGGGCTGGGCAGCAGCTGCTGTGGAAGGGCTCCTTCAAGCCCAGCGAGCATG TGAAACCCAGGGCCCCAGGAAACCTGACAGTTCACACCAATGTCTCCGACACTCTGCTGCTGACCTGGAGCAACCCGTATCCCCCTGACAATTACCTGTATAATCATCTCACCTATGCAGTCAACATTTGGAGTGAAAACGACCCGGCAGAT TTCAGAATCTATAACGTGACCTACCTAGAACCGTCCCTCCGCATCGCAGCCAGCACCCTGAAGTCTGGGATTTCCTACAGGGCACGGGTGAGGGCCTGGGCTCAGTGCTATAACACCACCTGGAGTGAGTGGAGCCCCAGCACCAAGTGGCACAACT CCTACAGGGAGCCCTTCGAGCAGCACCTCCTGCTGGGCGTCAGCGTTTTCTGCATTGTCATCCTGGTCGTCTGCCTGTTGTGCTATGTCAGCATCACCAA gaTTAAGAAAGAATGGTGGGATCAGATTCCCAACCCAGCCCGCAGCCGCCTCGTGGCTATAATAATCCAGGATGCTCAG GGGTCACAGTGGGAGAAGCGGTCCCGAGGCCAGGAACCAGCCAAGTGCCC acactggaagaattgtcttaCCAAGCTCTTGCCCTGTTTTCTGGAGCACAACATGAAAAGGGATGAAGATCCTCACAAGGCTGCCAAAGAGATGCCTTTCCAGGGCTCTGGAAAATCAGCATGGTGCCCAGTGGAGATCAGCAAGACAGTCCTCTGGCCAGAGAGCATCAGCGTGGTGCGATGCGTGGAGTTGTTTGAGGCCCCGGTGGagtgtgaggaggaggaggaggtagaggaagaaaaagggaGCTTCTGTGCATCGCCTGAGAGCAGCAGGGATGACTgccaggagggaagggagggcatTGTGGCCCGGCTAACAGAGAGCCTGTTCCTGGACCTGCTCGGAGAGGAGAATGGGGGCTTTTGCCAGCAGGACATGGGGGAGTCATGCCTTCTCCCACCTTCGGGAAGTACGAGTGCTCACATGCCCTGGGATGAGTTCCCAAGTGCAGGGCCCAAGGAGGCACCTCCCTGGGGCAAGGAGCAGCCTCTCCACCTGGAGCCAAGTCCTCCTGCCAGCCCGACCCAGAGTCCAGACAACCTGACTTGCACAGAGACGCCCCTCGTCATCGCAGGCAACCCTGCTTACCGCAGCTTCAGCAACTCCCTGAGCCAGTCACCGTGTCCCAGAGAGCTGGGTCCAGACCCACAGCTGGCCAGACACCTGGAGGAAGTAGAACCCGAGATGCCCTCTGTCCCCCAGCTCTCTGAGCCAACCACTGTGCCCCCACCTGAGCCAGAAACCTGGGAGCAGATCCTCCGCCGAAATGTCCTCCAGCATGGGGCAGCTGCAGCCCCCGTCTCGGCCCCCACCAGTGGCTATCGGGAGTTTATACATGCGGTGGAGCAGGGTGGCACCCAGGCCAGTGCGGTGGTGGGCTTGGGTCCCCCAGGAGAGGCTGGTTACAAGGCCTTCTCAAGCCTGCTTGCCAGCAGTGCTGTGTCCCCGGAGAAATGTGGGTTTGGGGCTAGCAGTGGGGAAGAGGGGTATAAGCCTTTCCAAGACCTCATTCCTGGCTGCCCTGGGGACCCTGCCCCAGTCCCTGTCCCCTTGTTCACCTTTGGACTGGACAGGGAGCTACCTCACAGTCCGCAGAGCTCACATCTCCCAAGCAGCTCCCCAGAGCACCTGGGTCTGGAGCCGGGGGAAAAGGTAGAGGACATGCCAAAGCCCCCACTTCCCCAGGAGCAGGCCACAGACCCCCTTGTGGACAGCCTGGGCAGTGGCATTGTCTACTCAGCCCTCACCTGCCACCTGTGCGGCCACCTGAAACAGTGTCATGGCCAGGAGGATGGTGGCCAGACCCCTGTCGTGGCCAGTCcctgctgtggctgctgctgtGGAGACAGGTCCTCGCCCCCTACAACCCCCCTGAGGGCCCCAGACCCCTCTCCAGGTGGGGTTCCACTGGAGGCCAGCCTGTGTCCGGCCTCCCTGGCACCCTCGGGCATCTCAGAGAAGATTAAACCCTCATCGTCCTTCCATCCTGCCCCTGGCAATGCTCAGAGCTCAAGCCAGACCCCCAAAATCGTGAACTTTGTCTCCGTGGGACCCACATACATGAGGGTCTCTTAG